One part of the uncultured Bacteroides sp. genome encodes these proteins:
- a CDS encoding NADH:flavin oxidoreductase: protein MNKVFEPIKLAGIIFPNRIIRSATYEGMSDERGNPTPQLLKKYEALAKGGVGGIITGFIGVNQQGKSTGYNMSMINEAEHIDAYKGLTTKMHELGTPIIAQLNHCGGQTKEEATGMPVIAPSKIADYKAKEMTKAEILEVIEAFVQGIKNAKEAGFDGVQIHVAHGYLLSEFVSPRMNKRTDEWGGSTENRFRIIKTIFEKARKEVGDYPMIVKMNGYETLKNGLTIEESVKIAKLLEQAGCDGIEVSNGTVKAGLATMRGQVPWELMVAQNNKLNKMPKFVKGIIGAVAEKTFPQPQPKSLYNLDAALSIKKAVNIPVIVVGGITNLDEIEDIINNDKCDMVSMSRPFILESDLVNKFKAGKQTQAKCIQCNFCIIGSESGPLRCYYGKVPANKS, encoded by the coding sequence ATGAACAAGGTATTTGAGCCAATTAAGTTGGCAGGAATAATATTTCCAAACAGAATTATCAGATCGGCAACCTATGAAGGAATGAGTGATGAGAGAGGCAACCCTACACCACAATTGCTTAAAAAATACGAAGCATTAGCAAAAGGAGGTGTAGGTGGAATTATAACTGGCTTTATTGGAGTAAACCAGCAAGGAAAGAGTACAGGTTATAATATGTCTATGATAAATGAAGCCGAACATATTGATGCTTACAAGGGTTTAACTACAAAAATGCATGAGCTGGGAACTCCTATTATAGCACAACTTAATCATTGTGGTGGCCAGACAAAAGAAGAAGCTACTGGTATGCCGGTTATTGCACCTTCAAAAATAGCAGACTATAAGGCTAAAGAAATGACTAAAGCTGAGATCTTAGAAGTAATAGAAGCATTTGTTCAGGGAATAAAGAATGCAAAAGAGGCCGGTTTTGATGGTGTGCAAATTCATGTAGCACATGGATATTTACTTTCAGAATTTGTATCGCCCAGAATGAACAAAAGAACAGATGAGTGGGGAGGAAGCACTGAAAATAGATTTAGAATTATTAAAACAATATTTGAAAAAGCCAGAAAGGAAGTAGGCGATTATCCAATGATTGTAAAAATGAATGGCTATGAAACATTAAAAAACGGACTGACAATTGAAGAATCTGTAAAGATAGCGAAACTATTAGAACAGGCAGGATGCGATGGAATTGAAGTTTCTAATGGAACTGTAAAAGCCGGACTGGCAACAATGAGAGGACAGGTACCATGGGAACTTATGGTGGCACAAAATAACAAGTTGAATAAAATGCCCAAATTTGTAAAAGGAATTATCGGTGCTGTTGCAGAAAAAACATTTCCACAACCTCAACCCAAAAGCTTATATAATTTGGATGCAGCATTATCAATCAAGAAAGCTGTGAATATTCCTGTGATTGTTGTAGGCGGAATAACAAATTTAGATGAAATAGAAGACATTATTAATAATGACAAATGTGATATGGTTTCCATGTCAAGGCCATTTATACTCGAATCGGATTTAGTTAATAAGTTCAAAGCCGGAAAGCAGACACAAGCAAAGTGTATTCAATGCAATTTTTGCATTATCGGCTCGGAAAGTGGACCTCTCAGGTGTTATTATGGAAAGGTTCCGGCAAACAAGTCTTAG
- a CDS encoding SDR family NAD(P)-dependent oxidoreductase, with the protein MELKGKTVLITGGTAGIGLEATKQFLANGAKVIITGRNQDKLDAAKKMHPTVVAIKSDAANESDAQSLFNQIKELGGIDILYNNAGVVSPPLNLGIANDKHIEGATYEMNVNYLSIIRLNNLFMEMLKSRKEGAIINTTSILSLVPSVIEPTYSASKVALHFYTETLRKHLQILKSNVKVFELLPPVVATEMTADRENKKMSPENLVKELILGLKKDKYIIRVGDSKLLYFINRLSPKIAFGLVNQNRTIS; encoded by the coding sequence ATGGAATTAAAAGGAAAAACAGTGCTAATTACAGGTGGCACAGCTGGTATCGGCCTGGAAGCAACAAAGCAATTTCTAGCAAACGGTGCAAAAGTTATAATAACTGGAAGGAATCAGGACAAACTGGATGCTGCAAAAAAAATGCATCCTACTGTTGTCGCAATAAAGAGTGATGCAGCAAATGAAAGTGATGCACAATCGTTGTTTAACCAAATAAAGGAATTAGGAGGAATTGATATTCTCTATAATAATGCCGGTGTGGTAAGTCCTCCGCTAAATTTGGGAATTGCAAATGATAAACATATTGAAGGTGCTACATACGAAATGAATGTCAATTACCTCAGCATTATCCGGTTGAATAATCTTTTTATGGAGATGCTGAAGTCTAGAAAAGAAGGAGCAATCATTAATACAACCTCTATTTTGAGTTTAGTTCCTTCGGTGATTGAACCTACCTATTCGGCCTCCAAAGTAGCATTGCATTTTTATACTGAAACGCTTAGAAAACATTTGCAGATTTTAAAGAGCAACGTAAAAGTATTTGAATTGCTACCTCCTGTAGTTGCCACCGAGATGACTGCTGATAGAGAAAACAAGAAAATGAGCCCGGAGAATTTGGTAAAAGAATTAATTTTGGGACTGAAGAAAGATAAATATATCATTCGGGTAGGCGATTCAAAATTACTTTATTTCATTAACCGCCTTTCCCCTAAAATTGCTTTTGGCTTGGTAAATCAAAATAGAACTATAAGTTAA
- a CDS encoding NADP-dependent oxidoreductase, with the protein MKAFIINQYSKQSGLKLTTMPEPVVEKNDVLVQVYAAGVNLLDSKIKSGEFKPILPYKTPFIIGHDVAGVVVKVGSQVQNFKVGDEVYARPSDYRIGTFAEFISINEKDVAIKPQKLSMEEAASIPLVGLTAWQALIEKANIQKGQKVFIQAGSGGVGTFAIQLAKYLGATVATTTSAANFDLVKSLGADIVIDYKKDDFETILKNYDVVLNSQDTKTLEKSLKILKPGGKIISISGPPDPDFAKEIGLNWMMKLIMSLLSYKVRNKAKQHRVNYSFLFMRANGNQLSQITSLIDSGIIRPVMDKIFPFEATNEALAYVETGRAKGKVVVKLK; encoded by the coding sequence ATGAAAGCATTTATAATTAATCAGTACAGCAAACAAAGTGGTTTAAAATTAACCACGATGCCAGAACCGGTAGTTGAAAAAAATGATGTTTTGGTCCAGGTATATGCCGCAGGTGTTAATCTGTTGGATTCAAAAATAAAATCAGGAGAATTCAAACCTATTTTACCTTACAAAACTCCGTTTATAATTGGGCACGATGTGGCAGGAGTTGTAGTTAAAGTAGGCTCCCAAGTACAAAATTTTAAGGTCGGGGATGAAGTCTATGCACGGCCATCTGACTATAGAATTGGAACTTTCGCCGAATTTATTTCGATAAACGAAAAGGATGTAGCAATTAAACCTCAAAAACTTTCAATGGAAGAAGCCGCTTCGATACCTTTGGTAGGCTTAACTGCCTGGCAAGCATTAATCGAAAAAGCAAATATTCAGAAAGGTCAGAAAGTTTTTATTCAAGCAGGCTCAGGTGGTGTTGGTACATTTGCCATTCAACTAGCGAAATATTTGGGTGCTACCGTAGCCACCACAACCAGTGCTGCCAATTTTGATTTGGTCAAGAGCCTTGGTGCTGATATTGTTATTGATTATAAAAAAGATGATTTTGAAACAATACTTAAAAATTACGATGTTGTTTTGAATAGTCAGGACACAAAGACCTTAGAAAAGTCACTAAAAATATTAAAACCTGGAGGAAAAATTATATCCATTTCAGGACCACCCGATCCTGATTTTGCCAAAGAAATCGGATTAAATTGGATGATGAAATTGATTATGTCTCTTTTGAGCTATAAAGTTCGAAATAAGGCAAAGCAGCATCGCGTCAACTATTCTTTTCTTTTCATGAGAGCAAACGGAAATCAATTAAGTCAGATCACTTCACTTATTGATTCTGGAATTATACGTCCGGTTATGGACAAAATATTTCCATTCGAAGCTACTAATGAGGCTTTGGCTTATGTGGAAACAGGGCGAGCAAAGGGAAAGGTAGTCGTCAAACTAAAATAA
- a CDS encoding alkene reductase: protein MNKEILFESFDLKGLQLKNRVVMAPMTRSRSDNPGNVATELTALYYKQRSSAGLIITEGTYVSRDAVGAINVPAIYTNEQVEGWKLVTNAVHQQGGKIFAQLWHVGRLSHPDLLNGELPLAPSALNPMAQVFTLEGFKDTVKARKMTLEDIQKTISDFKNAAINAMKAGFDGVELHAANGYLFHQFFNLYSNTRQDQYGGSIENRARILFDILDELQTIMDIKQVGVRLNPSLHGIQGMMLDEESIAVHNYIVDKLNDYDLAYLHLTEPFTDVSGNPLAIQEVAKHFRPIYKGTLIINRGFNKETANKVLNDGDADLVAFGAPYIANPDLVERFKVDAPLNQPDSSTFYTPGEKGYTDYPSLPDK from the coding sequence ATGAATAAAGAAATATTATTTGAATCCTTTGATTTAAAAGGATTACAGTTGAAAAATCGGGTTGTTATGGCCCCGATGACCCGTAGCCGTTCAGATAATCCCGGTAATGTAGCAACCGAATTGACAGCTCTATATTATAAGCAACGGAGTTCAGCAGGTTTAATCATCACAGAAGGAACTTATGTTAGCCGTGATGCTGTTGGAGCTATTAATGTACCAGCCATTTATACGAACGAACAAGTTGAAGGCTGGAAATTGGTCACCAATGCAGTTCATCAGCAAGGTGGAAAAATTTTCGCCCAGTTATGGCACGTCGGTAGATTGTCTCACCCCGACTTACTCAACGGAGAACTCCCGTTGGCACCTTCTGCTCTAAATCCAATGGCTCAGGTATTCACCCTAGAAGGTTTTAAAGATACAGTGAAAGCTCGCAAAATGACGTTAGAAGATATTCAAAAAACGATAAGCGACTTTAAGAATGCTGCCATAAACGCAATGAAAGCCGGATTCGATGGAGTAGAATTGCATGCAGCCAATGGTTATTTGTTTCACCAGTTTTTTAATCTATATTCAAATACACGTCAGGATCAGTACGGCGGTTCAATAGAAAACCGAGCCCGCATATTATTCGACATACTAGATGAACTGCAAACCATAATGGATATTAAGCAGGTTGGAGTACGATTAAATCCTTCACTACATGGTATACAAGGAATGATGTTAGATGAAGAAAGTATTGCTGTACATAACTATATTGTTGATAAATTAAATGACTACGACTTGGCTTATTTGCATTTGACAGAGCCTTTCACCGATGTCTCCGGGAATCCTTTAGCCATTCAAGAAGTTGCTAAACATTTTCGCCCCATATATAAAGGCACGTTGATCATTAACCGAGGGTTTAACAAGGAAACTGCCAATAAAGTGCTGAATGACGGTGACGCCGATCTGGTAGCTTTTGGTGCTCCTTATATAGCCAATCCGGACTTGGTGGAACGTTTTAAAGTTGATGCTCCGCTCAATCAACCGGATTCATCTACTTTCTACACTCCGGGTGAAAAAGGATATACCGATTATCCAAGCTTACCCGACAAGTAG
- a CDS encoding DUF1593 domain-containing protein, translated as MKKRIVLSMLSFLFLPLMAQQTRQWKDNLKPRLVVLTDIGDCNVEPDDMESAVRLLVYADRFEIEAIMTTIGWNCDPYPEEWAQYLTQVVDAYAKDVLNLKARSSQTSFLSLNKEDGKQQLGYWPSAEYIRSRVMSGSHRAGIKVIGKDNDSPGSDFLIKLADEDDDRPIWIATWGGGNTLAQAIWRVQQTRTPEQLKAFLHKFRIYTITDQDMKYDMRMNRAYSSHMWMRREFKDDLKFIWDEGTWQLQCDLGKKYWDKHQQYIQGHGAMGSIYPHYKWGVEGDTPSFLYVMPNGLSDPEDPTQAGWGGCHAYGISPDSITYAWNSWQEPQKTITENYKRCFYPDELNDFAARMQWAHEGKGNTNPQVIINGKKGITPIHIKTKAGKTIHLDASKSIDSEGNNLSFLWWQQPEAGSYKSNIAISNNKSSSINIAIPQDAAGKSIHFVCEVHDDGAFNLVSYRRVIIDVN; from the coding sequence ATGAAGAAACGAATCGTATTATCAATGCTTTCCTTTTTGTTTCTGCCGCTTATGGCGCAGCAAACCAGACAATGGAAAGATAATTTAAAACCACGCCTTGTGGTTCTTACCGACATAGGAGATTGTAATGTTGAGCCTGATGATATGGAGTCTGCGGTAAGACTTCTGGTTTATGCTGACCGCTTCGAGATTGAGGCTATCATGACCACCATTGGCTGGAATTGTGATCCTTATCCGGAAGAGTGGGCGCAGTATCTTACACAGGTGGTTGATGCTTATGCAAAGGATGTTCTGAATTTGAAGGCGCGCTCATCGCAAACATCATTCCTTTCTCTCAATAAAGAGGATGGCAAGCAGCAGTTAGGATATTGGCCAAGTGCTGAGTATATTCGCAGTCGCGTCATGTCAGGAAGTCATCGTGCAGGTATCAAGGTAATTGGCAAGGACAATGATTCTCCGGGGAGCGACTTTCTCATAAAACTTGCTGATGAAGATGATGACCGACCAATATGGATTGCTACTTGGGGAGGTGGTAACACTCTTGCACAAGCAATATGGCGAGTGCAGCAGACACGCACACCGGAACAACTGAAGGCATTCCTCCATAAGTTCCGCATTTACACAATTACCGATCAGGACATGAAATATGATATGCGCATGAACCGAGCCTACAGCTCCCACATGTGGATGCGTCGTGAATTTAAGGATGATCTAAAGTTTATTTGGGATGAAGGAACATGGCAACTGCAGTGCGATCTCGGAAAGAAGTATTGGGATAAGCATCAGCAGTACATCCAAGGGCATGGTGCTATGGGCAGCATTTATCCTCATTATAAGTGGGGAGTGGAAGGTGATACACCATCTTTCCTCTATGTAATGCCTAACGGACTTTCTGACCCTGAAGATCCGACTCAGGCAGGGTGGGGTGGTTGCCATGCTTATGGCATTAGTCCCGACTCTATCACTTATGCATGGAACAGTTGGCAAGAGCCACAAAAGACTATCACAGAGAATTATAAGCGTTGTTTTTATCCTGATGAACTGAACGATTTCGCAGCTCGTATGCAGTGGGCGCATGAAGGCAAAGGAAATACCAACCCGCAAGTCATAATTAATGGAAAGAAGGGTATTACACCAATTCATATAAAGACGAAAGCGGGCAAGACCATCCACCTTGATGCTTCAAAGTCAATAGATTCAGAGGGCAATAATCTTTCATTCCTTTGGTGGCAACAGCCAGAAGCAGGCAGTTATAAATCTAATATAGCAATCAGCAATAATAAATCCTCTTCAATCAATATTGCTATACCTCAGGATGCTGCGGGAAAATCGATCCATTTCGTTTGCGAAGTGCATGATGATGGTGCCTTCAATCTTGTGTCTTATAGGAGAGTGATTATTGATGTGAATTAA
- a CDS encoding DUF234 domain-containing protein — MRRDYPTYSGLILERYFLEKMKKSKLFTDIGVYWDREGLNETDIIAIDELSHKAVIAEVKRKKLYQVLSIFITKIDLIYSEYLFFVQISIQNIINSRTYDFI; from the coding sequence ATTCGCCGTGATTATCCAACTTATAGCGGATTAATATTAGAACGATATTTCCTTGAAAAGATGAAAAAAAGTAAGTTGTTTACAGATATTGGCGTATATTGGGATCGGGAAGGACTTAATGAAACTGATATAATTGCAATAGATGAATTGAGTCACAAAGCTGTAATAGCAGAAGTAAAACGTAAAAAGTTATATCAGGTTCTTTCGATATTTATTACTAAAATAGATTTAATTTATTCTGAATACTTATTTTTTGTACAAATAAGTATTCAGAATATTATTAATAGTAGAACTTATGATTTTATTTAA
- a CDS encoding DapH/DapD/GlmU-related protein, with translation METKKNIFERLRNGDPVNMFEEEYGEAILHMNKTQMLCFKINHTEPDFNALKPLFDEMLTEPLKEATYILPPLQIDFGRQMKIGNHVFINHSLTCMSAGGITIDDNVQIGPQVTIVTTNHDFNDHYTLRCKGVHIKSNVWIGAKVLILPGVTIGENSVIAGGAVVTKDVEENAIVGGNPARIIKYINTDNSNN, from the coding sequence ATGGAAACGAAAAAGAATATCTTCGAACGGCTTAGAAACGGTGATCCTGTCAATATGTTCGAAGAAGAATATGGTGAGGCTATTCTTCACATGAACAAAACACAAATGCTGTGTTTTAAGATAAATCATACAGAACCAGATTTCAATGCACTTAAACCTTTGTTTGATGAAATGTTAACGGAACCTTTAAAGGAAGCTACATACATTCTTCCTCCTCTTCAAATTGATTTCGGTAGACAAATGAAAATTGGTAACCATGTATTTATCAATCACAGTTTGACTTGCATGTCAGCTGGTGGTATCACTATCGATGATAATGTACAGATTGGTCCACAAGTAACAATAGTTACTACCAATCACGATTTCAATGATCATTACACTCTTCGTTGCAAAGGCGTTCATATCAAAAGTAATGTATGGATTGGTGCTAAAGTTTTAATATTGCCAGGTGTCACTATAGGTGAGAATTCAGTGATTGCAGGTGGAGCCGTTGTAACTAAAGATGTAGAAGAAAATGCGATTGTCGGCGGTAATCCAGCTAGAATAATTAAGTATATTAATACTGATAATTCTAATAATTAA
- a CDS encoding nuclear transport factor 2 family protein, giving the protein MKKILLALLLFTAGNLGLIKSQTMNDKSLETKITELEDRLDLKKLVDTFSVLADQKDAKTQALLFTDDAEIKTYVGDNLIMTLNGRNQIEETFENYLNTLSFVYHINGQQTVDIKGDHATGISYCQVTLSSTVEGKNVMTMQGVYYNDEYKKVDGIWKISKRTSHFVWRDSKTIE; this is encoded by the coding sequence ATGAAAAAAATATTATTAGCTTTACTATTATTTACAGCAGGAAATCTAGGATTAATAAAATCACAAACTATGAATGATAAATCTTTAGAAACAAAAATTACTGAACTGGAAGACCGTTTGGATTTGAAAAAATTGGTTGACACTTTTTCTGTCTTAGCTGACCAGAAAGATGCAAAAACACAAGCTTTGCTTTTTACCGATGATGCTGAAATAAAAACTTATGTTGGCGATAACCTCATCATGACGTTGAATGGTAGAAACCAGATTGAAGAAACGTTTGAAAACTATTTGAACACACTATCTTTTGTGTATCATATCAATGGTCAACAAACAGTAGATATAAAAGGAGACCATGCTACTGGTATCTCGTATTGCCAAGTTACTTTATCCTCAACCGTGGAAGGCAAAAATGTAATGACAATGCAGGGTGTTTATTACAATGACGAATATAAAAAAGTTGATGGCATATGGAAAATATCAAAGAGAACATCACATTTTGTTTGGCGAGACAGTAAAACAATAGAATAA
- a CDS encoding aldo/keto reductase yields MEQTIVTLNDGNRMPQFGFGVYLINGDVETKKACLEVFKAGYRHIDTAHAYQNERGVGAAVKESGLSREDIWITSKLWPNEYGKGKTANAINKMLSRLDTDYIDLLLLHQQFGDYIGAWQDMENAVSEGKVKSIGLSNFESERLEDIFAVSQIKPAVLQVECHPYYQQNELKKRLDPYRTILESWYPIGHGDSNLINEPIFTQLAKKYDKTNVKIILRWHIQENNIIFPKSTNLQHIKDNIDIFDFSLSDEEVLKIKNLDKGKRFFNMSLTEQEKILGSFIPAD; encoded by the coding sequence ATGGAACAAACTATTGTAACATTAAACGACGGTAACAGAATGCCTCAATTTGGCTTTGGCGTTTACTTGATAAACGGTGACGTTGAAACGAAAAAAGCATGTTTAGAGGTATTTAAGGCTGGTTATCGACATATTGATACGGCTCATGCCTATCAAAATGAACGTGGAGTTGGTGCCGCAGTAAAGGAAAGCGGACTTTCCCGTGAAGATATATGGATTACCTCTAAACTCTGGCCAAATGAATATGGTAAAGGTAAGACTGCTAATGCTATCAACAAGATGCTATCCCGACTTGACACAGATTATATAGATCTTTTGCTTCTACATCAACAATTTGGCGATTACATTGGTGCATGGCAAGATATGGAAAATGCAGTTTCCGAGGGAAAAGTGAAGAGTATTGGTCTTAGTAATTTTGAATCGGAACGATTAGAAGATATTTTTGCTGTATCTCAAATTAAACCGGCTGTATTGCAAGTAGAGTGCCATCCTTACTATCAACAAAACGAGTTGAAAAAGCGTTTAGATCCTTATAGAACAATTCTTGAAAGTTGGTACCCTATTGGACACGGTGATAGCAATCTTATCAACGAACCAATCTTTACACAATTGGCTAAAAAATATGATAAGACAAATGTGAAAATAATTCTACGTTGGCATATTCAGGAAAACAATATTATTTTCCCAAAATCAACAAATTTGCAACATATTAAAGATAATATCGACATTTTTGATTTTTCTCTGTCTGATGAAGAAGTACTGAAAATAAAGAATTTAGATAAGGGGAAGCGTTTTTTTAATATGAGCCTAACCGAGCAAGAAAAAATACTTGGTTCTTTTATACCAGCAGATTAA
- a CDS encoding helix-turn-helix transcriptional regulator, translating to MSKQIRFETPGEHNTACNVEVLHPLVSLLDFSKITPQQYIEADIFSFGFYYVAFKESKCGDLKYGCNYYDYQEGTLIFIAPNQIIQSENRNLTESTEPKGKALLFHPDLLRGTTLGRNMKKYSFFSYNVNEALHISEQERIIIMDCLRNIDYELQHGMDNHSKSLIVSNIEMFLNYCQRFYERQFITRSHVNNDTLSRFEQVLDDYFNSGLSKKHGLPTVKYCADKLHYSASYLSDMLRKETGKSAMEHIQLNFTEVAKEKLFDRSKSISEIAYELGFEYPQYFSRLFKKQVGMTPNEFRATN from the coding sequence ATGAGCAAGCAAATAAGATTTGAAACACCAGGAGAGCATAATACTGCATGCAATGTAGAAGTATTACATCCTCTTGTTTCCCTTTTAGATTTTTCAAAAATTACTCCTCAACAATATATTGAGGCTGATATCTTTTCATTCGGGTTTTATTATGTCGCTTTTAAAGAAAGTAAATGTGGCGATTTGAAGTATGGCTGTAACTACTATGATTACCAGGAAGGAACATTAATTTTTATCGCTCCAAATCAAATTATTCAATCGGAGAATAGAAATTTAACCGAATCGACAGAACCGAAAGGAAAAGCCTTGTTGTTTCATCCAGATTTACTAAGAGGTACAACACTAGGCAGAAATATGAAAAAATATTCATTCTTTTCGTATAATGTAAATGAAGCTCTTCATATTTCGGAACAGGAAAGGATAATTATTATGGATTGCCTTCGTAATATTGATTATGAGTTACAACATGGAATGGATAATCACAGTAAATCTCTTATTGTATCAAATATTGAAATGTTTCTTAATTATTGCCAAAGATTCTATGAACGACAATTTATTACTCGTTCTCATGTAAATAATGATACTCTTTCACGTTTTGAGCAAGTACTTGATGATTATTTCAATTCAGGATTATCTAAAAAGCATGGATTACCAACCGTAAAATATTGTGCAGATAAGTTACATTATTCGGCAAGTTATTTAAGTGACATGCTTCGAAAAGAAACCGGAAAGAGTGCTATGGAACATATTCAATTGAACTTTACTGAAGTAGCCAAAGAAAAACTATTCGATAGAAGCAAGTCTATAAGCGAGATAGCTTATGAACTAGGATTCGAATATCCCCAGTATTTCAGCAGATTATTCAAGAAACAAGTAGGCATGACTCCAAATGAGTTTAGAGCTACTAATTAA
- a CDS encoding BT4734/BF3469 family protein, with protein MKITQYRNDGKTQTQRILEFETAVDAMRTEVSSRPVSNLRNVLQYAMAGQNFSEVKKLPRLVFGGVFRKDGSQQILSSYNGCVTIEVNNLANANEAAQIRERASQLPQTLLAFIGSSDKSVKIIVPFTLPDSTLPQNRKLAEMFHAQAYREAVKWYQPQLKREIELKEPVLEHGCRMSFDPSLYHNPDAVPIRIDQPVSMPAEPTFDEERQQMSDPLQRLLPGYERSHIISTLFSTSMWDALNTVGKVEWESGEVLPFLIKLAENCYRSGIPEEDAIKWTLMYYNLNKYELEVRTNFRNIYTISNKFGGKPCISSSMTLVAQMEEFMKRRYQLRRNTVKGMVEYRELKSFYFDFRPVNKQALNTICLDALAEGLPSWDVDIKRYVESNRVPSYDPIEDYLLNVGKWDGKDRIRELADRVPCDNPRWRDLFYIWFLSMVAHWQQLDRNHANSTLPLLVGDQGSGKSTYCMNLLPPELREYYTDGIDFSKRGDVQLALTRFALINMDEYDSISPSYQGFVKHILQKAVVQARLPHASVTQQMRRYATFIATSNSFDLLNDPTGSRRYICIAILGVIDYKSPIDYKQLYAQAVEALRNDERYWFTHEEEAYITKSNRRFQQVMPEEEVTDIYFRSPVGDEPAEELTCGEMLKRMQQRDSGFKYTRSAAMSLGRTLKNKFESRTAHRGLVYRIVEIK; from the coding sequence ATGAAAATAACGCAATACCGTAACGACGGTAAAACACAAACACAACGTATCCTTGAATTTGAAACTGCTGTAGATGCTATGAGAACTGAAGTAAGCAGCAGACCGGTATCTAATCTAAGAAATGTACTTCAGTACGCAATGGCTGGCCAAAATTTCTCCGAAGTGAAGAAACTTCCCCGACTGGTCTTTGGAGGAGTCTTCCGTAAGGATGGCAGTCAGCAGATTTTGTCTTCTTACAATGGTTGCGTAACCATAGAAGTAAATAACTTGGCTAACGCGAATGAGGCGGCGCAGATTCGCGAAAGAGCATCCCAATTGCCGCAAACCTTACTCGCTTTTATCGGCTCTAGCGATAAGAGTGTAAAGATTATAGTTCCTTTTACATTGCCTGACAGTACATTGCCCCAGAACCGCAAACTGGCCGAAATGTTTCATGCACAGGCTTATCGCGAGGCGGTAAAATGGTATCAGCCTCAGCTGAAGCGCGAAATAGAACTAAAAGAACCGGTGCTGGAACATGGATGCCGCATGAGCTTTGATCCTTCGTTGTATCATAATCCGGATGCCGTGCCTATCCGTATAGATCAGCCGGTAAGTATGCCCGCCGAACCAACGTTCGATGAAGAGCGTCAGCAAATGAGTGATCCTTTGCAACGCCTGTTGCCTGGATACGAACGGAGCCATATTATCTCTACGCTGTTTAGTACCTCCATGTGGGATGCATTGAACACCGTTGGCAAGGTAGAATGGGAGAGTGGTGAGGTACTTCCGTTTCTTATTAAACTGGCGGAAAACTGTTACCGTTCGGGTATTCCGGAAGAAGATGCGATAAAGTGGACATTGATGTATTATAACCTGAATAAGTACGAACTGGAGGTGCGGACAAACTTCCGTAACATTTATACCATCTCAAATAAGTTTGGCGGTAAGCCTTGCATCTCTTCCTCCATGACATTAGTGGCACAGATGGAAGAGTTTATGAAAAGGCGATATCAGCTCAGACGAAATACCGTGAAAGGCATGGTGGAATACAGGGAACTGAAATCTTTCTACTTCGATTTCCGTCCAGTCAATAAACAGGCGCTTAACACGATTTGTCTTGATGCATTGGCAGAAGGACTTCCGTCCTGGGATGTCGATATCAAGCGTTATGTTGAATCAAACCGTGTGCCCTCTTATGATCCTATTGAAGATTATCTTCTCAATGTGGGAAAATGGGACGGGAAAGACCGCATTCGTGAACTGGCCGACCGCGTGCCGTGTGATAACCCTCGATGGAGAGATCTGTTCTACATTTGGTTTCTCTCAATGGTGGCTCATTGGCAACAACTTGACCGCAATCATGCAAACAGCACATTGCCGTTGCTAGTGGGCGATCAGGGTTCCGGAAAATCAACTTATTGCATGAACCTTTTGCCACCCGAGCTACGGGAATATTACACTGATGGTATAGACTTTAGTAAGCGTGGAGATGTTCAGCTGGCATTAACCCGCTTTGCGCTGATAAATATGGACGAGTACGATTCCATCAGTCCCTCTTATCAGGGATTTGTGAAGCATATTCTGCAAAAAGCAGTCGTTCAGGCACGCTTGCCTCACGCCAGCGTAACCCAACAAATGCGCAGGTACGCAACATTTATAGCCACAAGCAACAGCTTCGACTTGCTGAACGACCCAACCGGTAGTCGTCGTTACATTTGCATAGCTATATTGGGAGTGATTGATTATAAATCGCCCATTGATTACAAACAACTCTACGCCCAAGCCGTTGAGGCTCTTCGCAACGATGAACGCTACTGGTTTACTCACGAAGAAGAGGCGTACATCACCAAAAGCAATCGCCGTTTTCAGCAAGTGATGCCCGAAGAAGAAGTTACCGATATCTATTTCCGTTCTCCGGTAGGCGATGAACCAGCCGAGGAGCTGACTTGTGGCGAGATGCTGAAGCGCATGCAGCAACGAGACTCCGGATTTAAATACACCCGTAGTGCCGCCATGTCTTTAGGACGAACATTGAAGAATAAATTCGAGAGTCGTACTGCACACCGTGGATTAGTGTACCGCATAGTAGAGATTAAATAA